A DNA window from Hordeum vulgare subsp. vulgare chromosome 1H, MorexV3_pseudomolecules_assembly, whole genome shotgun sequence contains the following coding sequences:
- the LOC123446857 gene encoding thaumatin-like protein 1b: MAGGNGATTRRQLTLFPLHVTLVFQLLCAKRAAAATSFSFANQCAHPVWVGALSGATSPQLARTGFYLAAGATSGLAAPSSGSWSGTFWARTGCAVDEGTGRLACATADCGSGDVACDGRGPAPPVTLSEVTLAAPGSGGLDFYDVSLVDGFNLPVSVAPSHEGCQAAACAGDVNAACPSDLRVLSGGEVVACKSACNAYGSARYCCSGDYGTPAACGPTSYSQAFKAACPAAYSYAYDDASSTFTCSGADTYHITFCPAT; the protein is encoded by the coding sequence ATGGCCGGCGGCAATGGAGCAACCACCAGGAGGCAGCTCACCCTGTTCCCGCTCCACGTGACCCTCGTCTTCCAGCTTCTCTGCGCcaagagggcggcggcggcgacgtccTTCAGCTTCGCCAACCAGTGCGCGCACCCGGTGTGGGTGGGCGCGCTCAGCGGCGCCACCTCGCCGCAGCTGGCCCGCACCGGCTTCTACCTCGCCGCGGGCGCGACCTCCGGGCTCGCCGCCCCGTCCTCCGGCTCCTGGTCCGGCACCTTCTGGGCGCGCACCGGCTGCGCCGTCGACGAGGGCACGGGCCGCCTCGCGTGCGCCACCGCCGACTGCGGCAGCGGCGACGTCGCCTGCGACGGCCGCGGGCCGGCCCCGCCCGTCACGCTCTCGGAGGTCACCCTCGCCGCGCCCGGCTCCGGCGGGCTCGACTTCTACGACGTCAGCCTCGTCGACGGCTTCAACCTGCCCGTCAGCGTCGCGCCCTCCCACGAGGGATGCCAGGCGGCGGCGTGCGCCGGCGACGTGAACGCGGCGTGCCCGTCGGACCTGCGCGTCCTGTCCGGCGGCGAGGTGGTGGCGTGCAAGAGCGCGTGCAACGCCTACGGCAGCGCGCGCTACTGCTGCAGCGGCGACTACGGCACGCCGGCGGCGTGCGGGCCCACCAGCTACTCGCAGGCGTTCAAGGCCGCCTGCCCGGCGGCATACAGCTACGCCTACGACGACGCCAGCAGCACCTTCACCTGCTCCGGCGCCGACACCTACCACATCACCTTCTGTCCTGCCACCTAA